GGCGCGATCGGCTGAAATCGGTGAAGCTCAAGTTGGATGCGCTCGCCATCGTCGAGTACGAAATCGTCGATGCGGAGTTCGGGCTCCATGCGCAGTGCATCCAATGTTCGCACGTCGACATCCACGACCAACTGCTCTCCGTACCGCCGGGGTGTAAGGCCACTACTCAGTCGAACGATCGACGCATGGGCGTCGACCGCAACGATCGACAGCGATAGCGCCGCAGCGGCGGCAAAAAAGGTCGACGGACGCCGATCGCGCATAATTCCCCCTCTCGGCTCGCGAAACGCACATTTGGGCGATCTATTCACCCGTTAGGCTCAAGCAGTCAAGGGTGCGCCGCTCACTCGGCGAACCGCGCAGCGGATGGGGATCTTGACGGGGCCGGTGAGACGCTGGCGGCCCAGACCGGCTACGGCAAACTGGTTCATCCAGTCCCGCGCCATTCCATCCGGCGGCGATCTCGATGATGCCCACCATCGCACCCGCAGCTAGGTCACCGTCGACGCGATCGAACGGATCCTGATTTGAAATCGTGATCCATTTATCTTCAGCTCCCCTATGTCTGCATCCCGACCACGAAACAATCGCTGCACCTGAATCACGATTGCAGCCGGCCTGCATGCGTCCTGGCTGGGCCCGGCACTGGAAAGAGCGCGACGCTCGTCGCATTGGTCGACCGCCTCGAAGCCCTCCAGGCCGAGACCGCCACCGAACTCGACGCCCTGTTGCCGTCCATTCTGCCGCGCTATCAGAGGCGAACTCTAGGGCCTCTCCGCCCCCAATACACCGCTTCTGTGGTCGGTCGGGGCCCGTGCCACCGCACCTGTCTCCACTGCCTGCGAAGTTCTCATTCTCACGCGCTTGTTCGGGTTCAAGCCCCCTCTTTCCGCGCAGAACGAACATCCGCCCTCAACATGGTCGGCGGCGCGACGATCCGGTTGTTGTCGCGCTCCCAGCGAAATTCGCGGACGTTGACCGCTTTCAAACGACCATCGGATCCCTCACCCAGCTCAAACTCGAGTATCGCGCTCCGCATGCGCAAGGCGACGAAGCTTGCGCGATCTACTGGATCTCCGTCTCGTGAGACATCGGTTATGTGGCAAAAAATGTCGTCCCGCACGTCGGAGGTGCCAAGACCCGTACGTATTGTCAAAAAGCCGAAACCGCGTTCCTCGTTTACGAAATGCATATGTCCGCGCAAGCGATCTTCTCCGCCATTATCGTCGACCGGCAGGAGGCCCGGGATCAGAAATCCGTTCCAATGGTTGTCGACCTCGCGCCGCAAGTCCGTACTCGTATTTGCGAAAGACAGCAGGTCAACGCGTTTGCCGCGACTTTGTAACGCACGGACTAGACGCAGGAAGTCCCCGTCGCCGGTACCCAGCAGGATGTAGTCGAGGTTGTCCGACTGCAATAGCGTGTCTACCGCGAGGTCAAGATCCGCGTTAGCCTTCAGCACTTCCTGCCCATCGCTGTCGCGGTAACGCTTTACCTCCTTTAGAACGAGATGAAACCCGTTCCGTCTGATTGCATTTCGGTAGAGTTCCTTGGCTTGCTGCAACCCGCCCTCACGTGATTCGCGGTCGGCGTCATAGGCCATGTAGGCGTTCGCGCGGAGCACAGTGGTTTCCTGAGCCGCCACTAAGGCTTTGATGACGTCATATCTGAGCCCCCAGCCCCCGTTTCGCATGAGGTTGTCCATGTCAAGGAAAATGCCGGCCTTCAGCATTACAACTCCCTTCCCAGCGGTCGCTGGCAGACGTTGGTGGACAGCTCCACAGGCTCCGAATCGCGAATCCTTCTACCACAGCCGGTTGGCGGACCGAGCGGCAGTGATTCGCTGTTTACTGGTTTTGTCGGTCCAACCCGATCGCCCTCTCCGCTCTCGCCGTCGGCTGTGCTTTTCTGCCGAGACAGGAGGAACTGGACACAGACGACATGAACCGGCACGAACACAGCGACAGCGAGAGAGACCGATGGCCGACCGCCTCTTGAACGTCAACGAGGCCGCCGCCATGCTCGGCCTCAAGCGCTCAACGCTCTACCAGTGGGCCTACGAGCGCCGGATCGCGCACGTGAAGATCGGCGGCGCCCTGCGGTTCCGCTTGAGCGCGATCGAAAAGCTGATCGCCAAATCCGAGGTGCCGGCGCTCAGGGCCGCCACAGAGCCTTCCGAGAACTGATGGCCGAAAGGGATCGAGATAAGCAGAAGCGCCAGCGTGAGCGCGGCGTCTTCGAGCGGCCGAAGGGATCGGGTGTGTGGTGGGTCCGCTACACCGACGAGAACGGGATCCTGCACCGCGAGAAGGTCGGCACCAAGGCGCTCGCGCAGAAGGTATACCGAAAGCGGAAGACCGAAGTCGCTGAGCGGCGCTTCTTTCCGGAGCGCATCCGAAAGCGCGACATTCTGCTCCGCGACGCGATCGACGACTACCTCAAGCGGGTGAAGGGCCGCTCGCGCAGCTACGTCAACGTCGAGCGGAACGCGCGCTACTGGAAGGAGGCGCTGGGCCAGAAGACCATGCGGCAGATCACGCCGGGCGATATCCAGCGCTACGCGGCCCGCCGGCTCGACGAGGAGATGGCCGCGGCGAGCGTCAACCGCGAGCTGACCTTCCTCCGAGCGGTCTTCTACATGGTGCAGGGAGATGGCGAGATCGACACCGTCCCGTTCGGCAAGGGCGCTGGCAAGGTGA
This is a stretch of genomic DNA from bacterium. It encodes these proteins:
- a CDS encoding helix-turn-helix domain-containing protein encodes the protein MADRLLNVNEAAAMLGLKRSTLYQWAYERRIAHVKIGGALRFRLSAIEKLIAKSEVPALRAATEPSEN
- a CDS encoding NYN domain-containing protein, with amino-acid sequence MLKAGIFLDMDNLMRNGGWGLRYDVIKALVAAQETTVLRANAYMAYDADRESREGGLQQAKELYRNAIRRNGFHLVLKEVKRYRDSDGQEVLKANADLDLAVDTLLQSDNLDYILLGTGDGDFLRLVRALQSRGKRVDLLSFANTSTDLRREVDNHWNGFLIPGLLPVDDNGGEDRLRGHMHFVNEERGFGFLTIRTGLGTSDVRDDIFCHITDVSRDGDPVDRASFVALRMRSAILEFELGEGSDGRLKAVNVREFRWERDNNRIVAPPTMLRADVRSARKEGA